The following DNA comes from Flavobacteriales bacterium.
TGATCTGATTGTACAAACTCTTTTGTTCCAGACACCCAGCCAACGCAAGCAGCGTTTTACCCGTGCCGGCTACCCCCTGAATGGTCACCACCTTGATATCCGGATTCATGATGGCATGCATGGCGAATGTTTGCTCGGCATTTCTGGGTTTAATGCCATAGGTATATTGCTTCTCAACCTTTTTAATGCTGTTGTCGAAAGGATTGAAGTAAGCGAGCGAAGAAGTCTTTCCGTTCTTCAGGATAAAGAAGTGATTATTGATCTTAAAATCCCCGAGTATATCGGTATCGGCAAGCTCACCATCTTTATAAAGTTTCATGATGGTATCCGTGGGAATATCTTCAATGCATACCCTTCCGGTGTAGAGATTCTTGATATCCTGAATCTTGCCGGTCTCATAATCTTCCGCGATCAGGTTGAGGGCTTTTGCCTTCAGTCGCAGATTAATGTCTTTGGTCACAAGGACAACACGGGTGGTTTTTTCTTCTTCTGCCAGGGTAAGTGCCGCGTTCAGTATTTTGTGGTCTGGTTTTTTCTGATCGAAAACCCGGTTAGCATCCACGGAAGGGCCGGATTCGTTCATGACGATCTTTACGCGTCCCTTTTCTTTGCCATCAATGGGTATCCATTCCTGCAGGGAATAGTTGCCGGAAATCCGGTCGATGATGCGGATAAATTCACGGGCTTCATAGTTCTTGGGGCTATTGCCTTTCTTAAAATTATCCAACTCTTCCAATACCGTGATGGGGATCGCTATATCGTGTTCATCAAAATGAAAGATGGCATTGTGATCGTGAAGAATGACAGAGGTATCGA
Coding sequences within:
- a CDS encoding PhoH family protein encodes the protein MTARKKTKKIYVLDTSVILHDHNAIFHFDEHDIAIPITVLEELDNFKKGNSPKNYEAREFIRIIDRISGNYSLQEWIPIDGKEKGRVKIVMNESGPSVDANRVFDQKKPDHKILNAALTLAEEEKTTRVVLVTKDINLRLKAKALNLIAEDYETGKIQDIKNLYTGRVCIEDIPTDTIMKLYKDGELADTDILGDFKINNHFFILKNGKTSSLAYFNPFDNSIKKVEKQYTYGIKPRNAEQTFAMHAIMNPDIKVVTIQGVAGTGKTLLALAGCLEQKSLYNQIILARPIVPLSNKDLGYLPGDVNDKINPYMEPLWDNLKFIKNQFGENEKRSKMIDQMQKEEKIVIAPLAYIRGRSISDSIFIVDESQNLTPHEVKTIITRAGENTKIIFTGDVFQIDTPYLDEQSNGLSYLIDRLKGNKLFAHITLEKGERSELANLANELL